In the Mycolicibacterium thermoresistibile genome, one interval contains:
- a CDS encoding carboxyl transferase: MTSYLDCADRAVGGRRTIQIIDQTLRDGPQSWWGMRMRKSMGLPIAGELDRTGFNAIDLVGSSIFEVLVRHCKEDPWDQLISLSKAMPRTRVRAGTRSNGIVTFGLTADSVMDLWVQRLCAHGIGSFWIYDGLFNIDKIGRLVKVAQAHGAEAVPCILFADSPYHTDEYYAQKTRELVALGADGIELEDAAGLLTPERTRSLIGAIKKEAGDLPVEAHFHSNNALSPLNYLEAVLAGADRVHTASRPLAAGVSLPSTENTVANLRYAGFDVEIDDSRLEVVEQHLLNVAKIEELPVGRPAEFSLYQYRHQLPGGMAGTFKNQLKDRGMEHRFEEVLDEMALIRRELGYPVMATPFSQLVGTQAVLNVVTGDRYSVVPDEVLLYVNGFYGEPVAPLDQDVLDKIMDSPKAKTYAEWEPPQPELDELRAKFGKDISDDELILRLLVPEHDIEVMRATPPRTIDYGLTSRELANIRKLISTSVGAYLHVESGGFELTLHGDH; encoded by the coding sequence GTGACCAGCTATCTCGACTGCGCCGACCGGGCCGTCGGCGGCCGGCGGACGATTCAGATCATCGACCAGACCCTGCGCGACGGCCCCCAGAGCTGGTGGGGGATGCGCATGCGCAAGTCGATGGGCCTGCCGATCGCGGGCGAACTGGACCGCACCGGGTTCAACGCCATCGACCTCGTCGGCAGCTCGATCTTCGAGGTCCTGGTCCGGCACTGCAAGGAAGACCCCTGGGATCAGCTGATCTCACTGTCCAAGGCGATGCCCAGGACCCGGGTGCGAGCCGGTACCCGGAGCAACGGCATCGTGACATTCGGCCTGACCGCGGACAGCGTGATGGACCTGTGGGTGCAGAGGCTGTGCGCCCACGGGATCGGCAGCTTCTGGATCTACGACGGCTTGTTCAACATCGACAAGATCGGCCGACTGGTCAAGGTCGCGCAGGCCCACGGCGCCGAGGCTGTGCCGTGCATCCTGTTCGCCGACAGCCCGTATCACACCGACGAGTACTACGCGCAGAAGACCCGCGAACTGGTCGCCCTCGGCGCGGACGGCATCGAACTGGAGGACGCGGCCGGTCTGCTCACGCCGGAGCGCACCCGGAGCCTCATCGGCGCCATCAAGAAGGAGGCCGGCGACCTCCCGGTCGAGGCGCACTTCCACTCCAACAACGCGCTGTCGCCGCTGAACTATCTGGAGGCCGTGCTCGCCGGGGCCGACCGCGTCCACACCGCGAGCCGTCCACTCGCGGCCGGGGTGTCGCTGCCGTCGACGGAGAACACCGTCGCGAACCTGCGGTACGCCGGATTCGATGTGGAGATCGATGATTCGCGGCTCGAGGTCGTCGAACAGCACCTGTTGAACGTGGCGAAGATCGAGGAACTCCCGGTCGGCCGGCCGGCCGAGTTCTCGCTGTACCAGTACCGCCACCAACTGCCCGGCGGGATGGCGGGAACCTTCAAGAACCAGCTGAAGGACCGCGGCATGGAGCACCGCTTCGAGGAGGTGCTCGACGAGATGGCACTGATCCGCCGCGAGCTGGGTTACCCGGTGATGGCCACGCCGTTCTCGCAGCTCGTCGGCACCCAGGCGGTCCTCAACGTGGTGACTGGCGACCGCTACTCGGTGGTGCCGGACGAGGTGCTGTTGTATGTCAACGGTTTCTACGGTGAACCGGTGGCGCCGCTGGACCAGGACGTCCTCGACAAGATCATGGACAGCCCCAAGGCGAAGACCTATGCCGAGTGGGAGCCGCCCCAGCCCGAACTCGACGAGCTGCGGGCCAAGTTCGGCAAGGACATCTCCGATGACGAGCTGATCCTGCGCCTGCTGGTTCCCGAGCACGACATCGAGGTCATGCGGGCCACCCCGCCGCGCACCATCGACTACGGGCTGACCAGTAGGGAATTGGCCAACATCCGGAAACTGATCTCCACCTCGGTCGGGGCCTACCTGCATGTGGAGTCGGGCGGATTCGAACTGACGCTGCACGGAGATCACTGA
- a CDS encoding OB-fold domain-containing protein: MTTTVKKSELTDRPNKRRAGAAAGGLPVAESRPRVVDGLLRGARCIRCQLAVSQPDIPWCPACFGAIEPCGFRPVGTVWAATTIRIPVGRWSAPFGLAYVDVDDGPRVLVHVPPAPNLPAAKTRITFTMDDGGDLVATEPDSESGE; this comes from the coding sequence ATGACGACCACGGTGAAGAAATCAGAGCTGACCGACCGTCCGAACAAGCGTCGGGCGGGTGCCGCCGCGGGCGGGCTCCCGGTTGCCGAATCCCGGCCCCGGGTCGTCGACGGTCTGCTGCGCGGGGCCCGCTGCATCCGCTGCCAGCTTGCCGTCTCACAACCGGACATTCCCTGGTGCCCAGCCTGTTTCGGTGCGATCGAGCCGTGCGGGTTCCGGCCGGTGGGCACCGTGTGGGCGGCGACGACGATCCGCATCCCGGTGGGCCGGTGGTCGGCGCCGTTCGGGCTGGCCTACGTCGACGTCGACGACGGGCCCCGGGTGCTGGTCCATGTGCCGCCGGCGCCGAATCTTCCCGCCGCGAAGACCCGCATCACCTTCACCATGGATGACGGCGGTGACCTCGTGGCGACCGAACCGGACAGTGAGAGCGGGGAATGA
- a CDS encoding thiolase family protein — protein MTMEVAIWGVGTSDFGVFPDRRVESLAWAAIAEAIADAEIRPDDIEAIIFGSVFGPPGVATRVQRGLGMRAVPVWTIENACASGTTAYHEAVQAVRQGRFECVLVVGVEQMSTLFTGAIVPEATDPEGATGLPLPGLYALTAARYMDEHGLTPEQLAAVAVKNKTNGMDNPRAHLRGEVPTIESVLASRPIADPLTLLQCCPTTDGSGAVVVGSGRRNSRDVLVESSALVSGRPWDQRSDEVWGFACVRRAAEQALAQAGRKITEMDVLEVHDAFTIGEITTLEALGMTEVGRGGELAASGYTQRDGRQPVNPSGGLLSRGHPLGATGTAQLAEIVWQLRGDAGPRQVDRHRVGMVETMGGGAAGMDGNACVVTILST, from the coding sequence ATGACCATGGAAGTCGCGATTTGGGGCGTCGGCACATCGGATTTCGGCGTCTTCCCGGACCGCCGGGTGGAGAGCCTCGCCTGGGCAGCGATCGCCGAGGCCATCGCCGATGCAGAGATCCGGCCCGACGACATCGAGGCGATCATCTTCGGGTCGGTGTTCGGGCCGCCCGGGGTGGCGACCCGGGTCCAGCGCGGGCTCGGGATGCGGGCCGTGCCGGTGTGGACCATCGAGAACGCCTGTGCGAGCGGCACGACGGCTTACCACGAGGCGGTCCAGGCGGTGCGGCAGGGCCGGTTCGAGTGTGTGCTGGTGGTCGGGGTCGAGCAGATGTCGACACTGTTCACCGGGGCGATCGTGCCGGAGGCCACCGATCCGGAGGGTGCGACCGGGCTTCCCCTGCCGGGCCTGTATGCGCTCACCGCGGCTCGCTACATGGACGAGCACGGTCTGACCCCCGAGCAGCTGGCGGCCGTGGCGGTGAAGAACAAGACCAACGGTATGGACAATCCGCGGGCCCACCTCCGCGGTGAGGTGCCGACCATCGAGTCGGTGCTGGCGTCGCGGCCGATCGCGGACCCGTTGACGCTGCTGCAATGCTGCCCGACCACCGATGGTTCCGGCGCGGTGGTCGTCGGCAGCGGCCGCCGCAACTCCCGCGACGTCCTGGTCGAGTCGTCGGCGCTGGTGTCGGGCCGCCCGTGGGATCAGCGGTCCGACGAGGTGTGGGGCTTCGCCTGTGTGCGGCGCGCGGCGGAGCAGGCGCTCGCGCAGGCGGGACGGAAGATCACCGAGATGGACGTGCTCGAGGTGCACGACGCGTTCACGATCGGGGAGATCACCACATTGGAGGCGCTCGGGATGACCGAGGTCGGCCGGGGCGGTGAGCTGGCCGCGTCGGGCTACACCCAACGCGATGGCCGGCAACCGGTCAACCCGAGCGGCGGACTGCTGTCCCGTGGCCATCCGCTCGGAGCCACCGGCACCGCGCAGCTCGCCGAGATCGTGTGGCAGCTGCGCGGCGACGCCGGGCCGCGCCAGGTGGACCGGCACCGGGTGGGCATGGTCGAGACGATGGGTGGCGGCGCGGCGGGGATGGACGGCAACGCCTGTGTCGTCACGATCCTGTCGACGTGA
- a CDS encoding tyrosine-protein phosphatase: MTNTDVRPDRPGGATVREGPQGLLGFRPLSGLRTTDGRRIRAGMLFRSATPQFVSGAEARAFTDATGLRTIVDLRLPHEAKAEGSGGFTDCEVRVINCPFTIRQTVAADSAVAPMPGADPLIGTYLQYLQDRSAFTRIVQALCGTGSTPALIHCTVGKDRTGVACAILLDAIGVLRHDISSDYVAKVDDVKEMMSRLRGMKSYGDAVDVYPPEAYEAVPATILRFLAWVDVIYGGARAYLLANGVTDDQLDAFAQRILEQDEGDVMAEVSHSIVLNASVEDTWKVVGDVGNVHKWVPAIASTRMDGDVRIATFADGGGEARERIVSHSDADRTYTYSYLEGPIPLDEYTSTLTVSPHHDGPGAFVSWTATLQAAPEVVASIDELYRTSLAELKEILEG, encoded by the coding sequence ATGACGAACACCGATGTCCGACCGGACCGGCCGGGCGGGGCGACAGTCCGGGAGGGGCCGCAGGGCCTTCTCGGGTTCCGCCCGCTCAGCGGGTTGCGGACCACCGACGGGCGCCGGATCAGGGCCGGCATGCTGTTCCGCAGCGCCACACCGCAATTCGTGTCGGGGGCCGAGGCGCGTGCGTTCACCGACGCGACCGGACTGCGCACGATCGTCGATCTGCGCCTGCCGCACGAGGCGAAAGCCGAGGGCAGCGGCGGGTTCACCGACTGCGAGGTGCGGGTGATTAACTGCCCGTTCACGATCCGCCAGACGGTCGCCGCGGACTCCGCCGTGGCGCCGATGCCCGGTGCCGATCCGCTGATCGGCACGTACCTGCAGTACCTGCAGGACCGCTCGGCGTTCACCCGCATCGTGCAGGCGTTGTGCGGCACCGGCAGCACACCCGCGCTCATCCACTGCACGGTGGGCAAGGACCGCACCGGTGTGGCGTGCGCGATCCTGCTGGACGCGATCGGGGTGTTGCGCCACGACATCAGCTCCGACTATGTCGCCAAGGTCGACGATGTCAAGGAGATGATGAGCCGGCTCCGGGGGATGAAGAGCTACGGCGACGCCGTCGACGTCTATCCGCCCGAAGCGTACGAGGCGGTGCCCGCGACCATCCTGCGGTTCCTGGCGTGGGTGGACGTCATCTACGGCGGGGCGCGCGCCTACCTGCTGGCCAACGGAGTGACAGACGACCAACTCGACGCATTCGCCCAACGAATTCTCGAACAAGACGAAGGAGATGTCATGGCGGAGGTTTCCCACTCGATCGTCCTCAACGCCTCGGTGGAGGACACCTGGAAGGTGGTCGGCGACGTCGGCAACGTGCACAAATGGGTGCCGGCGATCGCGTCCACCCGGATGGACGGCGACGTCCGGATCGCGACGTTCGCCGACGGCGGCGGTGAGGCCCGGGAGCGGATCGTGTCGCACAGCGACGCGGACCGGACCTACACCTACTCGTACCTGGAGGGCCCGATACCGCTCGACGAGTACACCTCCACGTTGACCGTCAGCCCCCACCACGACGGTCCGGGGGCCTTCGTCAGCTGGACGGCGACCCTGCAGGCCGCCCCGGAGGTGGTGGCGAGCATCGATGAGCTGTACCGCACCAGCCTGGCCGAACTCAAGGAGATCCTCGAGGGATGA
- a CDS encoding PQQ-dependent sugar dehydrogenase, with protein sequence MCLALLAAACDGEAVPAPPAPPEQPPAQTGESGARDVVTDLGVPWGIAFLPDGSALIAERDSGMIKQLSEPGVVRDVGAVEGVAARGEGGLLGLATAGDTVFAYHTTATDNRVVRMDFDGQALGPPAPILTGIPTGGSRHDGGRIAFGPDGRLYVATGEIGDPPLAQDRSSLAGKILRINPDGSIPADNPDPQSPVWSFGHRNVQGLAWDPGGRLWATEYGADTWDELNLIEPGGNYGWPVAEGRQEMPGMIDPVLQWRPAEASPSGLAFWDGALWIANLRGQRLLEVPVRADGELGEPVSRFVGEYGRLRTVVAAPDGSLWFTTSNRDGRGVPRSGDDRILRYRR encoded by the coding sequence ATGTGCTTGGCGCTGCTGGCCGCGGCGTGCGACGGGGAGGCGGTACCGGCGCCGCCCGCCCCACCTGAACAGCCCCCCGCCCAGACCGGCGAGTCGGGTGCGCGCGACGTCGTCACCGACCTCGGGGTGCCGTGGGGGATCGCGTTCCTGCCCGACGGCTCGGCGTTGATCGCCGAACGTGACAGCGGGATGATCAAGCAGTTGTCCGAACCCGGCGTCGTCCGAGACGTCGGTGCCGTGGAGGGAGTGGCGGCGCGCGGCGAGGGCGGACTGCTGGGGCTCGCCACGGCCGGTGACACGGTGTTCGCCTACCACACCACCGCCACCGACAACCGGGTGGTGCGGATGGACTTCGACGGTCAGGCGCTCGGCCCGCCGGCGCCGATCCTCACCGGCATCCCCACCGGTGGCTCCCGGCACGACGGCGGCCGGATCGCGTTCGGCCCGGACGGCAGGCTCTACGTCGCCACCGGCGAGATCGGCGACCCGCCGCTGGCGCAGGACCGCTCCTCACTGGCCGGCAAGATCCTACGGATCAACCCGGACGGGTCGATTCCCGCCGACAACCCCGACCCGCAATCGCCGGTGTGGTCGTTCGGACACCGCAATGTCCAAGGGCTGGCGTGGGATCCGGGCGGACGGCTGTGGGCCACCGAGTACGGAGCCGACACCTGGGACGAGCTCAACCTGATCGAACCGGGTGGCAACTACGGGTGGCCCGTCGCCGAAGGCAGGCAGGAGATGCCGGGGATGATCGACCCCGTGCTGCAATGGCGGCCGGCCGAGGCGTCACCGTCCGGGCTGGCCTTCTGGGACGGCGCGCTGTGGATCGCCAACCTGCGCGGTCAGCGGCTGCTCGAGGTCCCGGTCCGCGCCGACGGTGAACTCGGCGAACCGGTGTCGCGGTTCGTCGGCGAGTACGGACGGCTGCGCACCGTGGTCGCGGCGCCGGACGGATCGCTGTGGTTCACCACCAGCAACCGCGACGGCCGCGGCGTGCCGCGGTCCGGAGATGACCGGATCCTGCGGTACCGGCGCTGA
- a CDS encoding thiolase family protein yields MADAVIVDAVRSPVGRGKPGGALSEIHPVELLAQVLTGLFERNPAVDPGAVDDVLIGCVSQAAEQAGCPGRFAWLAAGFPEHVPSATIDRRCGSSQQAAHFGAQAIIAGAYDIAVVGGIESMSRVPMGSARMGKDPHGPSVQQRYAPGLVAQGISAELIAARWKFDRETLDAYAARSHQRAAEAVDRGAFGNEIVPVRTPAGDAPIEADETIRPGTTVEALAKLRSSFHSAELAERYPQIGWHVTAGNSSQLSDGASAALIMSEAKANELGLEPLARFHSFAVVGDDPLMMLTGPIPATDRIVQRSGVGLDEIGHFEVNEAFASVALAWQHETGVDDARLNPLGGAIALGHPLGASGTRLMATMVHGLVTSGHRYGLQVMCEGGGMANATLIENLRTA; encoded by the coding sequence ATGGCCGACGCAGTCATCGTGGATGCGGTGAGATCCCCGGTGGGCCGGGGCAAACCCGGTGGCGCACTGTCCGAGATCCATCCCGTCGAACTGCTCGCCCAGGTGCTGACCGGGCTGTTCGAGCGCAATCCCGCCGTCGACCCCGGTGCCGTGGACGACGTCCTCATCGGGTGTGTGAGTCAAGCCGCCGAACAGGCCGGGTGCCCCGGACGGTTCGCCTGGCTGGCCGCCGGTTTCCCCGAGCACGTCCCCTCGGCAACCATCGACCGCCGATGCGGATCCAGCCAGCAGGCCGCGCACTTCGGTGCGCAGGCGATCATCGCCGGGGCGTATGACATCGCGGTCGTCGGCGGGATCGAGTCGATGAGCCGGGTGCCGATGGGTTCGGCCCGGATGGGCAAGGACCCACACGGCCCGTCGGTGCAGCAACGGTATGCGCCCGGCCTGGTGGCCCAGGGCATCTCCGCCGAGCTGATCGCCGCGAGATGGAAGTTCGACCGGGAGACGCTGGACGCCTACGCCGCGCGATCACACCAGCGTGCCGCCGAGGCAGTTGACCGCGGCGCGTTCGGGAACGAGATCGTGCCGGTGCGGACTCCGGCAGGCGACGCACCGATCGAGGCCGACGAGACCATCCGCCCCGGCACCACGGTGGAAGCCCTCGCCAAGCTCCGGTCCTCGTTCCACTCCGCCGAACTGGCCGAACGCTACCCGCAGATCGGCTGGCACGTGACGGCCGGGAACTCCTCGCAGCTGTCCGACGGCGCCAGTGCGGCGCTGATCATGAGTGAGGCCAAGGCCAACGAGCTGGGGCTGGAACCCCTCGCCCGCTTCCACTCGTTCGCCGTCGTCGGCGACGATCCGCTGATGATGTTGACCGGCCCCATCCCCGCGACCGATCGGATCGTGCAACGCAGTGGGGTCGGTCTGGATGAGATCGGACATTTCGAGGTCAATGAGGCGTTCGCCTCCGTCGCCCTGGCATGGCAGCACGAGACCGGCGTGGACGACGCACGCCTCAACCCGTTGGGCGGCGCCATCGCCCTCGGGCACCCGCTCGGCGCGTCCGGTACCAGGCTGATGGCGACGATGGTGCACGGGCTCGTGACGAGCGGGCACCGCTACGGGCTGCAGGTCATGTGCGAGGGCGGCGGCATGGCGAACGCCACGCTGATCGAGAACCTCAGAACGGCCTGA
- a CDS encoding co-chaperone HscB, with translation MVPDAGGQMPALVDVLALGAREFDGVSWVFTGFNLPVLAARVARRRAGSDFVQLLEAGAALDRDTEELVTSTTDFHAYADVTCYRGNTPDVLLTLIPRCDLVVLDGATIDLRGRTNAHAIGPTRHPRVRLPGAGGAPDAAARARDLLFLNASDDLRRICAQVEHVSTSPAAARRVRLVTRWGILRLGAHPAFEAILDGPGVDTAVDHLADLGVDAGAAADAAPLGDEERADAIAVLHEAAGKGYQAAAQAVAKLPTPVGHR, from the coding sequence ATGGTTCCGGATGCTGGCGGGCAGATGCCTGCTCTCGTCGATGTCTTGGCGCTGGGCGCACGGGAATTCGATGGTGTCTCATGGGTGTTCACCGGTTTCAACCTGCCGGTCCTGGCCGCCCGGGTGGCCCGCCGGCGGGCCGGTTCGGACTTCGTCCAACTCCTCGAGGCCGGGGCCGCGCTCGACCGGGATACCGAGGAACTCGTCACCAGCACCACCGACTTCCACGCCTACGCCGACGTGACGTGCTACCGGGGCAACACCCCGGACGTCCTGCTCACGCTGATCCCGAGGTGCGATCTCGTGGTGCTCGACGGGGCCACCATCGACCTGCGGGGCCGCACCAACGCCCACGCGATCGGGCCGACCCGCCATCCCCGGGTGCGGCTGCCCGGTGCCGGCGGCGCGCCCGACGCCGCGGCCCGCGCCCGGGATCTGCTCTTCCTCAACGCCAGTGATGATCTGCGCCGCATCTGCGCCCAGGTCGAACATGTCTCCACCAGTCCGGCGGCAGCCCGGCGAGTCCGGCTGGTCACCCGGTGGGGCATTCTGCGACTCGGTGCGCACCCGGCGTTCGAGGCGATCCTGGACGGCCCCGGCGTCGACACCGCCGTCGACCATCTGGCGGACCTCGGCGTCGACGCCGGCGCGGCCGCCGACGCCGCACCACTGGGCGATGAGGAGCGCGCCGATGCGATCGCGGTGCTCCATGAGGCGGCCGGAAAGGGTTACCAGGCTGCGGCACAGGCCGTGGCAAAGCTTCCGACACCCGTAGGACATCGGTGA
- a CDS encoding CoA transferase subunit A — translation MTPPILSVADAVREYVHDGSCVYVGNFGAQLYGVAHEIIRQRRRYLHMVAGSGGIMLDQLLGAGVVSTATFAHCWNAIGPAPAWNFRRLAESGANPVRLREVSLGILGAALQAGAWRVPFAPVDIPAETGYRAEDWTDGMLATVSSPFGEATVVEAITPDIAFVHVDRVDTRGNGVIDGPHGEAVIAAHAARRTVLVSEEITDPATSIGEASIPGVLVSAIVVAPGSVRPDGTSRGYPREVEAFAGYSAAAASQDGFASWLRRTLAELP, via the coding sequence GTGACTCCACCCATTTTGAGTGTCGCGGACGCGGTCCGCGAGTACGTGCACGACGGTTCGTGCGTCTATGTGGGCAACTTCGGCGCCCAGCTGTACGGCGTCGCCCACGAGATCATCCGGCAGCGCCGCCGGTATCTGCACATGGTGGCGGGATCCGGCGGCATCATGCTCGACCAGCTGCTCGGCGCCGGCGTGGTGTCGACCGCGACCTTCGCGCATTGCTGGAACGCGATCGGGCCGGCGCCGGCATGGAACTTCCGCCGGCTCGCCGAGAGCGGTGCGAACCCGGTTCGGCTGCGGGAGGTCAGCCTCGGCATCCTCGGCGCCGCGCTGCAGGCCGGGGCGTGGCGGGTGCCGTTCGCGCCGGTCGACATCCCAGCCGAGACGGGATACCGCGCCGAGGACTGGACCGACGGGATGCTCGCCACGGTGTCGTCGCCGTTCGGGGAGGCGACCGTGGTCGAGGCGATCACACCGGACATCGCCTTCGTCCACGTGGACCGCGTCGACACCCGCGGCAACGGGGTCATCGACGGCCCCCACGGCGAGGCGGTCATCGCCGCGCACGCAGCCCGCCGTACGGTTCTGGTCAGTGAGGAGATCACCGACCCCGCAACCTCGATCGGTGAGGCGTCCATCCCCGGGGTGCTCGTCTCGGCGATCGTGGTGGCCCCGGGATCGGTACGCCCCGACGGCACCTCCCGGGGATATCCGCGGGAGGTCGAGGCCTTCGCGGGCTACTCCGCGGCGGCCGCATCCCAGGATGGTTTCGCATCGTGGTTGCGCCGGACCCTGGCGGAGCTACCGTGA
- a CDS encoding acyl-CoA dehydrogenase family protein produces the protein MHFALSEDQQFLQKTAEDIGGQLFGDEQVRSALTDDGALRSRAWQELASLDLLGLLVPEDCGGAGGSLTDACLVAEALGRRIAPVPYVSTAIAAAALLVHGGGDRQVLADLCSGAPVGVLLDAELDWPEREASVSFGWGPGARGVAVVDRDRVDAVELSGAGVIEGVDPLHPVYGVDRVDVVPGDSGGLRRARAIAWVGAAAALTGIADGALRQAVEYAKQREQYGRPIGSFQAIQHICADMLVAVETARSVTYGASWEVEHAPIEQAERIGAAAKAHAATAAIRTCENGIQVLGGIGVTWEHDAHLRLRTAHTFADVFGDVTRPLQLLAATAFDSAARGATAADAGTV, from the coding sequence GTGCACTTCGCGCTGTCTGAGGACCAGCAGTTCCTGCAGAAAACCGCCGAGGACATCGGCGGCCAGTTGTTCGGCGACGAGCAGGTGCGGTCGGCGCTCACCGACGACGGCGCGCTGCGCTCCCGGGCGTGGCAGGAGCTCGCATCACTGGATCTGCTCGGCCTGCTGGTCCCCGAGGACTGTGGCGGCGCGGGTGGATCGTTGACCGACGCCTGCCTGGTCGCGGAGGCCCTCGGGCGGCGCATCGCCCCGGTGCCCTATGTGAGCACCGCCATCGCCGCGGCCGCGCTTCTCGTCCACGGCGGCGGCGACCGACAGGTGCTCGCCGACCTGTGCAGCGGAGCTCCGGTGGGCGTGTTGCTCGATGCCGAACTCGACTGGCCGGAGCGGGAGGCGTCGGTCTCGTTCGGCTGGGGTCCGGGTGCCCGCGGGGTGGCCGTCGTGGACCGCGACCGGGTGGACGCCGTCGAGCTGTCCGGCGCCGGCGTGATCGAAGGGGTCGATCCGTTGCACCCGGTGTACGGTGTGGACCGGGTCGATGTGGTGCCGGGCGACTCCGGGGGACTGCGACGGGCCCGGGCCATCGCCTGGGTCGGGGCCGCGGCCGCGTTGACCGGCATCGCCGACGGTGCGCTACGGCAGGCCGTGGAGTACGCCAAGCAACGAGAGCAGTACGGCCGCCCCATCGGTTCGTTCCAGGCGATTCAGCACATCTGCGCGGACATGCTCGTCGCCGTCGAGACGGCACGGTCGGTCACCTACGGCGCGTCCTGGGAGGTCGAACATGCCCCGATCGAACAAGCGGAGCGGATCGGCGCGGCAGCGAAGGCCCACGCCGCCACCGCGGCGATCCGCACCTGCGAGAACGGCATTCAGGTGCTCGGTGGTATCGGCGTGACCTGGGAACACGACGCTCATCTCCGGTTGCGCACAGCACACACCTTCGCCGACGTCTTCGGCGACGTCACCCGGCCGCTGCAGCTCTTGGCGGCCACTGCTTTCGACTCCGCGGCTCGCGGCGCCACTGCCGCCGATGCCGGAACCGTCTGA
- a CDS encoding acyl-CoA dehydrogenase family protein has protein sequence MDLLDSPAEADFRARLRAWLRDNVPAEPEPAALADRWPGMRAFQKKMYEGGWVALSWPKEYGGQGLGPMEEAILSEELGRTNAPTTIPVSHLGRPILSHGTEEQRRRYLPPLLSGDEIWCQGFSEPGAGSDLASLRTKAVRDGDDYVITGHKTWTSLGAYADYCLLLARTDDAAPRHRGISAFILPLDLPGVEVRPIVLANGDEEFAEIHLDGARVPAANMLGAPTDGWKIAMEVVSYERGAVDIGYQAKFEHAFAELVTELADRRDDPAVLRRIGRIAANLEVLRMHSLRSLSARVAGGAPGPESSIDKLLMTEVEQHLMGASLELLRDRRAHPRSEWFDRYLYGRAGSIYGGSAQIQKNILAQRVLGLPREPQA, from the coding sequence ATGGATCTGCTTGATTCGCCGGCCGAAGCCGATTTCCGTGCCCGGCTGCGCGCCTGGCTGCGCGACAACGTGCCCGCCGAACCCGAACCGGCCGCGCTGGCCGACCGCTGGCCCGGGATGCGCGCCTTCCAGAAGAAGATGTATGAAGGCGGTTGGGTCGCGCTGTCCTGGCCGAAGGAATACGGCGGTCAGGGTCTGGGCCCGATGGAGGAGGCGATCCTCAGCGAGGAGCTCGGCCGCACCAACGCGCCGACCACCATCCCGGTCTCCCACCTGGGCCGGCCGATTCTCAGCCACGGGACCGAGGAACAGCGCAGGCGTTATCTGCCCCCGTTGCTCTCCGGTGACGAGATCTGGTGTCAGGGGTTCTCCGAACCGGGTGCCGGCTCCGATCTGGCGTCGTTGCGCACCAAGGCGGTTCGTGACGGCGACGACTACGTGATCACCGGTCACAAGACCTGGACCAGCCTCGGCGCCTATGCCGATTACTGCCTCCTGCTGGCTCGCACCGATGACGCCGCGCCGCGGCATCGCGGCATCTCCGCCTTCATCCTCCCGCTCGACCTCCCGGGGGTGGAGGTCCGGCCGATCGTGCTGGCCAACGGGGACGAGGAGTTCGCCGAGATCCACCTCGACGGGGCGCGGGTGCCCGCGGCGAACATGCTGGGCGCGCCGACCGATGGTTGGAAGATCGCCATGGAGGTGGTGTCCTACGAACGTGGCGCGGTCGACATCGGATACCAGGCGAAGTTCGAGCATGCGTTCGCCGAACTCGTCACAGAGCTCGCCGACCGGCGTGACGATCCGGCCGTACTGCGGAGGATCGGCCGGATCGCCGCGAATCTGGAGGTGCTGCGTATGCACAGCCTGCGGAGCCTGAGCGCCCGGGTGGCCGGGGGCGCGCCGGGGCCGGAGAGCTCCATCGACAAACTCCTCATGACCGAGGTCGAGCAGCATCTGATGGGGGCGAGTCTCGAACTGCTGCGGGATCGCCGGGCGCATCCGCGCTCGGAGTGGTTCGACCGCTACCTCTACGGCCGCGCGGGCAGCATCTACGGCGGCTCGGCCCAGATCCAGAAGAACATCCTCGCCCAGCGCGTCCTGGGTCTGCCCCGGGAGCCGCAGGCATGA